The Ralstonia pickettii DTP0602 genome segment TGGTCACGCGCGGCGCCAAGTTCCGCTGCAAGCGGGAGTTTCGCGACAGCCCGTTCAACGACAAGACCTACAAGTCGGAATGGACCGTCAAGACCAAGCACTTCGCCAAGGCGTTGGCGCTGATGGGCGCGTTCAGGCATGAGCTGGCCGAGCCCGAGTTCCTGCCGCCTACCGTCAACTACGCGCCGCTGCACAACATCCCCAGGCCGATCCGCGAGAACAATCCCGATATCAAGCTGGACGGGCGCGACATGCCCGCGTTCCACCCGATCCTGACCACCGACTTCTTTGAGTTCGGCACCTCGCTCAACCACCTTGAAGAGATCGGCTCCGCCGTGGAAATGGGCGACGCGGTGCTGGGGCTGGTGGTGGAGGAACGCGCCGCCGCGGGCAAGTCCACGCCGCGCTGGCTGGTGGTGCGCAATTGTTCCGACCCGCAGATCAACGGCAGGCTGCGCAGCAAGCCTGCCAGGCAAAGCCTGCAGGCGATGTGGGCGGTCTACTACTACCAGGGTTTCGGCTACTGGACTAGCATGAACAGCGCACTGGCCTGCTGGGCGATCATCGCGGCGAACTGACCTGCCCCGTGCCGGCCTTAGCCGCCGACACGGATCACCAGTGCGTAGCTCTGCGGATCCAGCGCCACCGAGTGCGCCACCACGGCAACGGTTGCGGTGCCCGCCGGGATCTGGTTCCAGTCCACCTGCTCGACGTTGTTGACGCGATCGAACCCGGCCGCGCCGCGCGTCATGTTGCCGTGCCATTCACGCGTGCCGGCCTTGACGATCAGGTCCAGGTCGCTCTGCAGCCCTTCGCCGGGCGGGTCGGTCCACACCAGCGTAACCTTCAACCGGCGCGCATCGGTCGGGATCGCGACCAGGTACTCCTCGCGCTCGCCGGTATCGAGGCGGGCGTCTTCATCGAAGAACTGCAGCGTTTCGTTCTCGGCGTAGGGACCGACAACGGCCTGCAGGTCCACGCGGCCGAAGCCCTGGGCGTTGTTCGGCACCACGCCGGCCTCGGACGGTGTGTACTGGCCCGCCAGCTGGCGGGCGCCGTTGATCAGCAGCGCTTTGAGCAGGGCAGCGCTGGGCTTGCGCAGCTGGTGGTGCACGCGCAGGAACTGCCGCGTGACGGCGACGCAGCCGGCCACCAGCGGCGTGGCCATGCTGGTGCCGCCGTCGAACATGTAGAGTGGATCGCCCGACAGGCCCCAGCCTTCGGAGCGCGTCGCGCGCGAGCGCGCGGACAGGATGTAGGTGCCAGGTGCCACCAGGTCCGGCTTCAGGCGCAGGTCGAGCGTGGGGCCGCGGCTGCTGAAGGCCACCATCCCGTCGGGATTGCTGGCGAGCCGGTCTGAGCGGATCGGGCTGGCGCGGAAATCCGCCGGCCAGCCCCTGCCGTACGTCATCCTCATGGTCGGGCGCAGGCTCTCGCTGGCGCCGATGGTCAGGCAGTTCTTGGCGGTGCCCGGTGGCGGCAGCGAGGAGGGATCGACCTGCCCGTTGGCGTCGCGGTCCTTGCCGGCATTGCCGGCAGCAAAGCAGATCAGCATGTCGCGGTGGCGGTAGACGAATTCATCCACCTCCTGCGCCTGCTGGTCATAGGCGCCGAAGTTGCCCAGGCTGCACCACGAGTTGGAATGCACGCGCGCCTTGTGGGTCTTGTAGGGCGGCCCGAACAGGTCATTCAGGTTGTCGGGCAAACCGCCAAGGCCGGCGTTGCGATCCAGCACCGATTGCAGCACCAGCCTGGCGCCGGGCGCGGCGCCGCAGACGGCGCCATCGGTGACGGACACGCCGTCGCCCAGTACCGAGCCGGCGACATGCGTGCCGTGGCCGTCGGGGTCGTCCTTGCGGCCCGGACGGCCCAGGGCGTAGAGCGCCTTGACGCGGCCCTTGAATGCGGGATGCACGTCGGTGGTCGAGCCTTTGTCGAAGCCGGTATCGGCCACCGCGACGACTTCACCGTCGCCGCGCAGGGCGTTGCGCTCGGCCGCCGCCGGGGCGCGCAGGATGGTGCGGGCAACGTTGTTGGCCAGGCGGCGGGAGAAGACCTCCTCGATATGGCGCACGGCATCGAGCGCGGCCACGTCGGCGAGGCGGCGGCGTTTCAGGGTCAGGCGCAGCTTCTGCCCCGTGGCAATGACGTCCGCGGGCTCCACGTGCGCCGCTGCGGCGACGTCCTTGGCCGCCTGCGCCGGCCTGGCGTTCCGGTGCAGCACCACGTCCACGGTCACGCGGGAGCTGTCCAGCTCCGGCGGCTGCACCAGCGCGGCCGCCGCGACGGCCACGCCGCCGGGCTGGGGCGCCAGGCGCCGCAGCGACGGCGACAGCTTGACCACCTGCGGATACTGATCGGCCCAGTCCACGAACGGCAGCGCCCGCACCTTGGCCAGGCTCGTCTTGGGGTAGTAGCACACCAGCCCGCCGCCCGGCACGGCCTCCAGGATGCTGGCGCCCGCGCGAGCGAGCTGCTGCTTCTGCCTGGCATCGAGCGGAGCGGCCGGCACCACGATGATGTAGTTCGTGGCGCCGGCGTCCGCGTTGTCCAGTGAGACAGCGGCCAGCGCGGCGCGCGGCGCGGACGTGTCGATGGCGATGCCGTTGATCGTGATCGAAGCCATGGCGGAATCCTCCGGAGGCAGCGCCGTGCCGCCGCTTTTTATCGGTTCTCAGCCTGTTCTAGACGGAAAGCCGAGCCCCCGTGATGAAAATTTTCTCGGACCGGTTGAAATGACAGTGTGTTGTGGCGCAGGCGGCGCAAAGGCGGGCAGGGGGGAAGGACGCGATTGCCGCAGGCAGCGAACGTTGCCCGTACGAAACAAATGTAATCGATTGTTAATGCCGCGCGCCGCAGCCCTGCTTTGGCAAAAGAAGCGTCCTTCCGCTTTGATACGATCCCGCTCTTTCCGCCAAGCGTCCCGCCACCGTGAATCGCCGCTATGTATCGTTGTTTCGTGAGTATTGCGCGCGGTGGCTCATCCGCATCCAACCGCTGGCCGCTGCCAGCATCACGATAGCCAGACGCGTCTTCAATGGCGCGCTCCACCGCCTTCGCCACCCGACGCGACGCGGCATCATGCTGACGCTCGCCGCATTGCCGGCGCTGTTTCTGCTGTACGTGCTTGCGCTCGTGCCCTTTACGCCTGGCATCGGCGACATCCGCAAAGCCCGCATCGATCGGCCCGCGCTGATCGTGTCGGCCGACGGCAGGGTGCTCGACGAATTCAAACCGGTTAATCGCGAGTGGGTGTCGCTCGGGCAGATCTCGCCGTACATGGTGGATGCACTGGTCGCAACCGAAGATCGCCGCTTTTACGAGCATTACGGCATCGACTGGCTGCGTATCGCGTCGGCCGCGTTGCAAACGTTCTCCGGCGACCGACAGGGTGGTTCGACGATCACGCAGCAGCTCGCGCGCAACCTGTATCCCGACGAAATCGGCCGCGCGCCGACCCTCGCGCGCAAACTCAGGGAAGCGATCACGGCGCTCAAGATCGAAGCCGTGTACAGCAAGGATCAGATCCTTGAGACGTACCTGAACAATGTGCCGTTCCTGTACAACGCCTACGGCGTGGAAATGGCCGCACGCACCTACTTCGGCAAATCGGCCCATCAGCTCGACATTCTCGAAAGCGCGACACTCGTTGGCATGCTGAAGGCCAACAGCACCTACAACCCTGTGCTCAATCCCGAGCGCGCATTGCAGCGGCGAAACACAGTGCTCGGGCAGATGAACAAGTACGGGAAGCTCAAGCCCGATGCCTACACCTGGTTGAGGCGACAACCGCTCAACGTCGATTTCGCGTTGCAGAGCACACCACGAAGCGCGGCGCCGCATTTTTCCGCGCAACTGCGCAAGTGGCTGATCGCATGGGCCGAGCGCAACGGCTACAACATCTATGCCGACGGGCTTGTCGTGCGCACAACCATAGATTACCGTCTGCAGACAATGGCGGTGCAGGCGATGGACTGGCAGGCGAGCCAGTTGCAATGGATCGCGAACGGGGCATGGAACGAACGCACTGGCTGTTGGCCGGGCAACGACCTGTTCCAGACATTCATCCGGCAAACGCCTGACTATCGTGCAGCACGCGATGCTGGTCAATCGGATCGGGCGGCCCTCAGGAAGCTCGGCACGAACCCAGCTTTCGTCCGCGCACTCTGCCGGAGCAAGACTCAGGTCCAGGCGGGTTTTGTCGCGATCGATCCGCGCAACGGCGATATCAAGGCATGGGTCGGTAGTCGCGATTTCGGTGACGCACCGTTCGATCACGTGCAGCAGGCCCGGCGTCAGCCGGGCTCGACATTCAAGCCGTTCGTCTACGGGGCGGCGTTCGCGGACGGCGCGCGGCCGAGCGATACGATCGTAGACCGGAACGTCGCCATTCCACTGACCGGCCAGGCGATCTGGCGGCCTACCGACGCGGCGCCGCCCACCGACCGACCGATGACGCTGCGCGACGCGCTAGTGTATTCGCGCAACCGCGTCACCGCTCAGCTCATGCAAAAGGAACGCCCCGAGAAGGTCGCACGGCTCGCGCGCGCGATGGGCGTGCGCGACAGTACCCTCGAAGCGGTGCCGTCGCTCGCGCTCGGCACGAGCCCGGTCACGCTCAAGGAAATGGTATCAGCGTACAGCACGATCGCGAACCGCGGTGCCTATGTCGAACCGCGCATGGTCACTCGCATCGAGGATCACGACGGCAAGGTGCTCGCCGAATTTGCGAGCGCATCGCCGGAACAGGCACTGCCCGCCGACGCCGCGCAAACGCTCGTCGATGTGATGCGCGACGTCGTTATCCGGGGCACCGGTGCAGGCATCCGGACGCGCTTCGGGATTCGCGCCGACGTGGCCGGCAAGACGGGCACCACGCAGGACAACGCGGATGGCTGGTTCATCCTGATGCATCCGCAACTGGTCGCGGGCGCGTGGGTGGGTTTTGACGATGGACGTGTGACGCTCGGCAACTACTGGGGGCAGGGCGCGCATAGCGCCCTGCCGATGGTGGGCGCGTTCTACGATATGGCGCTGCGCGCGCGAGTGATCGATCCGGATGCGCGGTTCAGCCCTGAGACCCGGGCTCCTCGCAAGGTCCCTGCGCAACAGCATCGGCGCTTCCTGTTCTGGAGGTACTGATGTCGTCGCTGGCGGATACGACATTCGCTAAGCGCCGATCCATGTTTTACTGACCAGTCCCAAAATAAGGCGACAAAAATTGAACGAATGGGATCGACGGTAGTCTCATGAGCCATGAAACGAGATGGCCGCCAACTGGATCGCGCGACGCAGGAAGAATTTCGGCTGCTGGCGTTGCGCCGGGTGAAGGAAGGCGAGAAGCCGTCGGAGGTAGTGAAGTCCCTGGGAATGAATCGCACCTCGATCTACCGATGGCTCAAGGCTGCCAGCGGGCGCGGCAATGGGGAGCGGGCACTGGCAGCGCGGCCTGCCACCGGTCGACCGCCCAAGCTCACAGCGCACCAGCAGGCCCAGGTTCTACGCTGGATTAACGGCAGGGACCCGCGGCAATTCGGATTGGACTTCGGGCTGTGGACGCGGCAAATCGTGGCCACCTTGATTAAGCAAAAGTTTGGTGTGCGCATGGGTCTGACCGCAGTGGGGAGGTTGCTGGCCCGTTTGGGCCTGACGCCACAAAAACCACTGCAGCGCGCCTATCAGCGAGATCCGCAGGCGATTGAGCGCTGGCAGCGTGAGACCTATCCTGACCTTGCAGCAAGGGCCCGACGTAGTGGGGCGGAAATCTACTTCTGGGATGAATCCGGGTTTCGAGCCGACACGGTGCACGGCAAGACTTGGGCGCTCAAAGGGCAGAGTCCGGTGATCGAGCGCCCCGGCCAGCGCCAATCGATCTCGGCAGCCTCGGCGGTCAACGCCCGGGGCGGCTTCTGGTTCGCGACGTACAAGGGCGCGCTCACCGCGGAGCTGTTCATCGAATTGCTCAGGAAGATGATGAGGGGCAGGCGCAAGCCGGTGCATCTTGTCATTGACGGCTTGCCAGCCCATAAGAAGGCAAGTGTGCGCGAGTACGTCGAATCCACTGGCGGCAGATTAACGTTGCACTTCCTGCCGGGTTACGCGCCGGACCTCAATCCGGACGAGCTGGTATGGAGTCACCTCAAGCGCACCGGCGTGGCGCGCAATCCGCTGCGCACCGGCGAGAAGCTGGAGATTCGCGTCGAGCAACAACTGCGTGGGCTGCAGAAAAAGCGCACCCTCATTCGATCATTCTTTGATGCCCCATCTGTCGCATATATTTGGGACTGCTGAGTAAAGGCATCGCCGGCCCAGGGCCATCATTGTCGTTTTCGGCTCCAATGGCGATGGCCGCCCGGCAGCGGCGGCGGCCGTCCGGAATCCGCCGCGCAACGCGGTCAAGAGCGCGATGGGACAGATGCCCAAATGACGGGCGCCATCGCGCGTCGCCTCGCTCAGTCGTCGTGACGATGCTTCTTGTGGCCCTTGTGCTTGCCGCGATTGCCGTTCTTGTGGTCATCGGCATAGTTGTTGCGCGACACATTGCCGCCCAGCGCCGAACCCGCTGCACCGCCGGCCGCGGCACCGACGATGCCGCCGGTTCGGCCGCCCAGGGCATTGCCGGCCGCCGCGCCGGCGCCACCGCCCAGCGCGCCACCCACGATGGCGCCGGTTCGTTCCTTCTTGTTGGCAGTCACCGCGCCGCCCGCACCGCCGCCCACCGCACCGCCGACCACGGCACCCGTGCTGCCGCCCAGTGCGCCACCGAGGGCCGCGCCCGCGGCACCGCCCAGACCGCCTCCCGCAGCGTTCTTCAGGTCATCGGCCAGCGCCGGTGTGGTCGCAGCGGTCAGCAGCAGGGTCAGGCACAGCGTACGAAGTGGTTGTCGAGTCATGTTCTTCCTCAAATAGGGGATGGTTGGCGATCAGCCGATGCGGGAGTTTACACCGAGCGGCAAGCGGGTCCGTCTGTCCGGGAGGCTTTGGCGGACGATCCCCTGGCCGATCGTCCCCCTGTAGAATCCGCTACCACGCAACCCTGGAACGTCCCGCATGGACTCTCACGCCCCGGATCGCGGCGCGCTGGTGCCGCTGGCCTATCACGCAACGGTGGTCGACTACCTGCGTCGCCACGAGCCCGAGGTTTGGCGCTGGGCCGGCGCCCGCGCGACCGGCGCCGATCACCGCGAGGCATTGCGCTCGATGCTGCTGCGCGACACCTACCGCATCGAGGCGGACGCGCATGCCGACGTGCACGCGGCGCTGGCCGAGGCGATGGCGCGGCTCGGCATCGACGCGCGCGCGACGCTCTACCAGTCCCCTGGCCAGGACATGAACGCCTCGCTGGTCTACGTGCCCGGCGAGGTCCACATCGTCCTGCAGGGGCCGCTGCTGGAACGGCTGTCGCCGCCGGAGCTGCTGGCGGTGCTCGGCCACGAGCTGGCCCACTACCTGCTGTGGTCGCGCGACGACGGCCAGTTCCTGGTGGCCGACCGCATCCTGAACGACGCGCTGGCCGCGCCCGGCGCCAGCGCCAGCCATCGCGAGACCTGGCGCCGCTACGCGCTGCACACCGAGCTGTTCGCCGACCGCGGCGGCGCCGTGGCCGCCGGCGCGGTGGCGCCGGCCGTGTCGACACTGGTCAAGGTGCAGACCGGCATGGGCAGCGTGGACGCGGCCGCCTACCTGCGCCAGGCGGCCGAGATCGAATCCCACGAAGCGGGCGCGAGCGCCGCCCACAGCCATCCCGAAACCTTCATCCGAGCCCGCGCGCTGGCGCTGTGGTGGGAGGGTGCGGCCGATCTCGATCCGTGGATCGAAACCCGCCTGCATGGCCCGCTGGCGCTGGAGAAGCTGGACTTGCCGGGGCAGGTCCGGCTGCAGGCGCTGACGCGCGGCTTCCTCGCCCACTTCCTCGCCGGCACGGCGCTGGCGAGCGAGTCGGTGCTCGCGCAGGTGCGGATGATGTTCCCCGACTGGCGCGACGACGAATCGGCGATCGGGCCCGAAGGGTTGGGGCAGGACGTGGCCGACGACAGCGTGCGCGGCTACCTCAACGCGCTGATGATGGACCTGGCGCTCGCCGACCCCGACCAGCAGGACGCGGCGTTGCTGCGCGCCGGCCAGGTGGCGCAGGCGCTCGGCAGCCTGGAAGCGCTGCAAGGCAACCTGCGCCGCGACGCCGGCTTCGGCAAGCGCGAGCTGGACCGCTACCATCGCCAATTGCAGCGCCAACCCCACCGCCAACTGGCCAGGGAGGGCCGGGCATGACTGACAGCACGACCCACGGCACGAACACGATCCCCGGTACGACCAACAGCGTCGAGCCGCGCACGCTGCGCGCGCTGATCGACGCACAGGCGGGTGCGGCGCTGCCCACCGACGACGTCCTGGTGCTGGTGCTGCCGCTGTTCGCGCAGGTCGCCGCGCTGCACGCGCAGGGCAGGGTGGCCCCGCTCGATCCCGACAGCATCCTGGTGGACGAGGATGGCGCACTGCGCCTGCGCCGGCCCGATGGCGAGGCGCCCGTTATGGACATCGGCGCGGTGCATCGCGTGCAGCCGCATCCGGCCTCGGGCCTGAACATTGTCGGCGCGCTGCAGCTTGGCCACGCCGACGACGGACAGCGCGACCAGACCGACCTGGCGCTGCAGCTTGACGCAACGGCGCCCGTCGAGCGCCCGGTCTACCTGCCCGGCCTGGCCAGCTGGGAACGGCTCGTTGGCCACCACGACGAGATCGGCGACGTCTTCCTGCTCGGCATGGTGCTCGCGAGCCTGGCCTGCGGTCTGGATTTCACTGACGAGGACGACCTGCGCAGCTTCGTGGCGCATCGCCGCAACCTGTTCCTGTTGCACGAGCGGTTGCATCCGATCGTCGCGGCGGTGATCGTCGAGATGACCGAGATCAACCGCCACGACCGCGCGACCGATGTCGCCGCGCAGGCGACCCGGCTGCGCACGTGGCGCGAGCAGCCGCTGGGCCTGGACGTGGAGCGTGTGCTGGCCGGCACGGCCGGCGCGACGCCGCGCCGCGCCGCCGTGCTCACGCACCTGCGCGACCGCCTGTTCGATCTCTCGCGGCGCAACCGCCTGCTGCACTTCCGTCCGACCGCGGCCAGCGTCAACGTCACCGTGGCCAGCGTGCCGCTGATGCTGCAGATCGAAAGCGTGCGGCCCGAGCACATCTGCACCTGGGGCGGACCGTTCGCCGCCGACCTGGTGGCGGGCAAGCCGGTGTCGCTGCAGCAATGGCTGCGCTTCGACGACCAGCCATACCTGCCGGCGTCACTGGACCGCCTGATCGCCGAGACCCGCCGCGACCGCGCCGAATACGGCTTCAGCAACCTGCGTCTGGTGGTGGCGTTCCTGCGCTGGCACAACCTGAAGGAGGCGCCGGACGAGCGCATCGTCACGCCGCTGCTATGGCTGCCGGTGGAGCTGGTCAAACGCAAGGGCGTGCGCGACCAGTACGTGATCCAGTGCGCGGGCGGCGAGGCCGAGTTCAACCCGGTGCTGCGCCACTACCTGAGCCAGCTGTACGACATCCGCCTGGACGAGACCGTGGATCTGGGCAAGACCTCGCTCGAGGAGATCCATGCCGACATCCTTGCGCAGATTCGCCGCTCCGAGCCCTCGGTGGAGCTGCGCCTGGTTGACAAGGCCGCGGTGCGGCTCGTGCGGCAGAAGGCGCTGCAGCGGATGCAGCAGTTCCAGCGCCGCAGGCCGGGAACGGCTGCCGCGCGCACCGGCGGCTGGCTGCCGCCGTACAGCTATGCGCGGGACGACTACCGGCCGCTGGGACGCGCGCTGTTCGAGCATTGGGTGCGGCCGAGCGAGCTGCCGCAGCGCTTCGAGGCGGGGGCCGCACCGGGAGCCACAGCGGGCGCCGGTCCGCGCCAGCCACACATGAGCGGCCCCGTCACCGCGCAAAGCGAAGAGCGCCAGGGCTACGTGCTCGAGGAGTCCGAGGGCCACCGTTATGCCTGGGACCTGGACCTGACGCAGGTGACGCTCGCCAACTTCAACTACCGCAAGATGTCGCTGGTGCGCGACTACGCGCAGTTGCTGGACGAGCCCGGCGCCAATCCGGCGTTCGACCACGTGTTCTCGATCGATCCGCGCGACGTGGAGACGGCAGCGCCCGCGCCGCTCGCACCGGCCGAGCAATGGAACGTGGTGGCGGCCGACGCGACGCAGAACGCCGCGGTCGGCCTCGCGCGCAGCCAGCGCAGCTTCATCATCCAGGGCCCGCCGGGCACGGGCAAGTCGCAGACCATCACGAACCTGATCGCCGACTACGCCGGACGCGGCAAGCGCGTGCTGTTCGTCTGCGAGAAGCGCGCCGCGCTCGACGTGGTGTTCCATCGGCTCAAGCAAAGCGGGCTGGACTCGCTGTGCTGCCTGATCCACGATTCGCAGACCGACAAGAAGGCCTTCATCGCCGACCTGCGCGCCTGCTACGAGCAGTGGATCGCGCAGCCGCACGACGGCGACGCGCTGGCGGCGCGCCGCACGCAGGTGGCCGAGGCGCTGGCCGCGCACCAGCAGCGTATCGACGCGTTCGAGTCGGCGATGGCCGCCGCGCCCGAGGCGCTCGGCGACAGCGTGCGTGCGCTGCTGCGCCGCGTCACCGCGCTGCCTGCCGTGCCGGACGCCGGGCCCGCCATGCGCGAGCGCCTGCCGGCGCTGGCCGCATGGGACCGTCAGCGCGATCTCGCGCACCGCGTGCACCGCGCGATGCGCGAGCGCTTCGGTCTCGACAGCCTGGCCGCGCATCCGTTCGCGCGCTTGTCCCCGCAGCTGCTGGCCGACGAGCGCGCGTATGGCCGCGCCGAGCAGCTTTGCCATGACACCGAGGCGCTGTTCGATGCGCTCGACCCGCTGCTGGACAGTACCGCGAGCCTGACCGGCCAGGACACCGCGCTGGAACAGGCACGCGCGATTGCCGCCGACAGCCAGTGGCTGCTCGACACGGGCCTCGCCGCACACCTGGACCTGCTCGATCCGGCCTCGCCGGCGCAAGGCGCGCTGCGCGAGGTCCGCGCGGACCTGGAGACGCGCGCGCAGGTACTCGCCGACGCGCTAGCCGCAACGTCGAACTGGCAAGACAAGCTGAGCCCCGGCGATACCGAATCGGCGCTGGCGCTCGCCCGGCAGCTGGAGCCGTCGTTCGCGCGCTGGCTGCAGCCCGCCTGGTGGCGGCTGCGCGGCGAACTGAAGCGCCGCTATGACTTCGGCAAGCACGCCGTCCATCCGGGCTACGGCAAGGTGCTTGAAACGCTGGCCGCCGAGCACGCCGCGAGCGCGGCGCTGGCGGCGGCCGATGCCGACAGCCGCCGGCGCTACGGCGTGAGCGAGATGCAGGCCTTCCTGCGCGCGCTCGGCGAACTCGAGCAGCGCCTGCAGTCGGGCGCAGGCCCGCGCGAACTGGTCGCGCATTTGCGCCAGGCCGTCGATCCGGTTGCGGCGGCACGCGCCGAGGCCGGTGCGCGCGAGGCGCTGGAGAAGCTCGCGCAGCGTGTGCGCGAGGGGCTGATGCTGGCCGCCGACGCGCGCCTCGGCGACATCGCCGAACTGCTGCGCGACCTGCGTGAGGCGCTGGATGACTTGCCAGACCTGTTGCCGCTCTTGCGCGCGGTGCATGCGGGCGACCCCGCCTGCGCCGCCACGCTGCAATGGCTCGATCACGCACCGGCGGAACTGGAGGCACTGGTGGCCGACGAGGCGCTACGGCGTCTCGCGCGCGAGAACCCGGTGCTGGCGCGCTTCGGCGGCGCGGCGCTGGCGCAGGCCGCGCGCGCCGTGGCGCAGGGGCAGCGCGAGCTGCTCGCGCTGAACGCCCAAGTGGTGCGCGCCATGCGGCACGAGCAGTTCGCCGAGCACGTGCGCGTGTCCTCGCTGTCGGCCACGATGCTGGACGCCGACGGCAAGGCGTTCAAGAAACAATACGCAACGGGCCGCCGCGAACTGGAGCATGAGTTCGGCAAGAGCATGCGCCACCGCTCGATCCGCGATCTCTCCGACGACGAGACCGGCATCGTCATCAACGATCTCAAGCCGATCTGGCTGATGAGTCCGCTGTCGGTGTCCGACACGCTGCCGCTGTCGCCGGACCTGTTCGACGTGGTGATCTTCGACGAGGCCAGCCAGATTCCGACCGAGGAGGCCGTGCCCGCGCTGAGCCGCGCAAGCCAGGTGGTGGTGGTCGGCGACGAGATGCAGCTGCCGCCGACGAGCTTCTTCACGGCCGGCGGCGCCGAGGGCGGCGACGAGATCGTCGTGGAAGAAGAGGGCGAACGCATCGCGATCAACCTCGATTCGGACAGCCTGCTGAACCAGGCCGCGCGCAACCTGCCCGCTACGCTGCTGGCGTGGCATTACCGCAGCCGTCATGAGTCGCTGATCAGCTTTTCCAACGCCGCCTTCTACGACGGGCGCCTCGTCACCATCCCCGACCGTTTGCTGGAACAGGCCGAGGACGAGGCCGAGCCATTGCGCTCGGACCAGGCGGATGCCGGCATCGCGGGCGCGGAGGCGCTGCTCGCGCGGCCGGTCAGCTTCCACCGGCTGGCCGACGGCATCTACGCGGACCGCCGCAATGCGCCGGAGGCGAGCTACATCGCCCGGACCGTGCGCGAGTTGCTGCGCCGCGAGACCGGGCTGAGCCTCGGCATCGTGGCATTTTCCGAGGCGCAGCAGGGCGCCATCGAGTCGGCGCTCGAGGCGCTGGCTGCCGAGGACGCGGACTTTGCGATGCGCCTCGAGCGCGAGTACGTGCGCGAGGATGACGATCAGTTCAACGGCCTGTTCGTCAAGAACCTGGAGAACGTCCAGGGCGACGAGCGCGACGTCATCATCCTGAGCATCTGCTACGCGCCCGGGCCGGACGGCAAGATGCTGATGAACTTCGGCCCGATCAACCAGCGCGGCGGCGAGAAGCGCCTGAACGTGATCTTCAGCCGCGCGCGTCATCGGATGGCGGTGGTATCGACGATCCAGGCCGAGGCGATCACCAACGTGCACAACGACGGCGCGGCCGCGCTGCGCGCCTTCCTGCAGTTCGCGCAGGCCAGCGCGCGCGGCCAGTTCGAGCGCGCCCAGTCGGTGCTCGGTGCGCTGACCCCGGGCGCGCGCGACGCCTTCACGCGCGAGGCCACGCCGGACAGCATCCGCGACGCACTGGCCGAGGCGCTGCGTGCGCGCGGCCACCAGGTGCACGCCAACGTCGGCCGCTCGCAGTTCCGCTGCGACCTGGCTATCGCCGATCCGTCGGGTCAAGGCTACGCGCTGGCAATCCTGCTCGATACGCCGTCCGAGGCGGTGACGGACACCGCCGAGCGCTATGTGTTCCGCCCCGGCATCCTGCGCAGCTTCGGCTGGCGGGTGCTGGACATCCCCGGCAAGGACTGGCTCGACGATCGGGACGCAGTGCTGGCCCGCATCGAGGCCATGCTGGCCGATGGCGAGGATCGCGCGTTGGACGTCGAGATCGAGATGTCGGCGCCGTTGACGATGCCGGCCGCGGTGCAGGGCGCGACGTCCACGGCTGAGGCGTCAACGGAAGCCCGGACGG includes the following:
- a CDS encoding DNA helicase, which gives rise to MTDSTTHGTNTIPGTTNSVEPRTLRALIDAQAGAALPTDDVLVLVLPLFAQVAALHAQGRVAPLDPDSILVDEDGALRLRRPDGEAPVMDIGAVHRVQPHPASGLNIVGALQLGHADDGQRDQTDLALQLDATAPVERPVYLPGLASWERLVGHHDEIGDVFLLGMVLASLACGLDFTDEDDLRSFVAHRRNLFLLHERLHPIVAAVIVEMTEINRHDRATDVAAQATRLRTWREQPLGLDVERVLAGTAGATPRRAAVLTHLRDRLFDLSRRNRLLHFRPTAASVNVTVASVPLMLQIESVRPEHICTWGGPFAADLVAGKPVSLQQWLRFDDQPYLPASLDRLIAETRRDRAEYGFSNLRLVVAFLRWHNLKEAPDERIVTPLLWLPVELVKRKGVRDQYVIQCAGGEAEFNPVLRHYLSQLYDIRLDETVDLGKTSLEEIHADILAQIRRSEPSVELRLVDKAAVRLVRQKALQRMQQFQRRRPGTAAARTGGWLPPYSYARDDYRPLGRALFEHWVRPSELPQRFEAGAAPGATAGAGPRQPHMSGPVTAQSEERQGYVLEESEGHRYAWDLDLTQVTLANFNYRKMSLVRDYAQLLDEPGANPAFDHVFSIDPRDVETAAPAPLAPAEQWNVVAADATQNAAVGLARSQRSFIIQGPPGTGKSQTITNLIADYAGRGKRVLFVCEKRAALDVVFHRLKQSGLDSLCCLIHDSQTDKKAFIADLRACYEQWIAQPHDGDALAARRTQVAEALAAHQQRIDAFESAMAAAPEALGDSVRALLRRVTALPAVPDAGPAMRERLPALAAWDRQRDLAHRVHRAMRERFGLDSLAAHPFARLSPQLLADERAYGRAEQLCHDTEALFDALDPLLDSTASLTGQDTALEQARAIAADSQWLLDTGLAAHLDLLDPASPAQGALREVRADLETRAQVLADALAATSNWQDKLSPGDTESALALARQLEPSFARWLQPAWWRLRGELKRRYDFGKHAVHPGYGKVLETLAAEHAASAALAAADADSRRRYGVSEMQAFLRALGELEQRLQSGAGPRELVAHLRQAVDPVAAARAEAGAREALEKLAQRVREGLMLAADARLGDIAELLRDLREALDDLPDLLPLLRAVHAGDPACAATLQWLDHAPAELEALVADEALRRLARENPVLARFGGAALAQAARAVAQGQRELLALNAQVVRAMRHEQFAEHVRVSSLSATMLDADGKAFKKQYATGRRELEHEFGKSMRHRSIRDLSDDETGIVINDLKPIWLMSPLSVSDTLPLSPDLFDVVIFDEASQIPTEEAVPALSRASQVVVVGDEMQLPPTSFFTAGGAEGGDEIVVEEEGERIAINLDSDSLLNQAARNLPATLLAWHYRSRHESLISFSNAAFYDGRLVTIPDRLLEQAEDEAEPLRSDQADAGIAGAEALLARPVSFHRLADGIYADRRNAPEASYIARTVRELLRRETGLSLGIVAFSEAQQGAIESALEALAAEDADFAMRLEREYVREDDDQFNGLFVKNLENVQGDERDVIILSICYAPGPDGKMLMNFGPINQRGGEKRLNVIFSRARHRMAVVSTIQAEAITNVHNDGAAALRAFLQFAQASARGQFERAQSVLGALTPGARDAFTREATPDSIRDALAEALRARGHQVHANVGRSQFRCDLAIADPSGQGYALAILLDTPSEAVTDTAERYVFRPGILRSFGWRVLDIPGKDWLDDRDAVLARIEAMLADGEDRALDVEIEMSAPLTMPAAVQGATSTAEASTEARTDAATASAAQAELVRMLRFEQGTSRKFWRASVRGAELSVTYGRIGSAGQTGVKAFDSAERARREMDKLVAEKLRKGYVEA